One Setaria italica strain Yugu1 chromosome I, Setaria_italica_v2.0, whole genome shotgun sequence DNA window includes the following coding sequences:
- the LOC101756534 gene encoding malonyl-coenzyme A:anthocyanin 3-O-glucoside-6''-O-malonyltransferase — translation MATKILDRLTVAASPPAPGGVLPLTFFDVPWLFTGPVERVFFYPYPHTAEHFTAHLLPHLVSSLSAALHRFYPLVGRVRPCPDGGGGYEFCSAGGDAGEGVELTFAESSDDFDELSGCGPRDVARLYALVPQLPRAEDGTFALAAAQVTVFAGRGIAVGVSIHHVACDDSSYMHFVKTWAGQCRVAAGEEHAEGALPPPPFLDRGVVADPEGLAARTLDEMRQLAANGPPPPPPPPPTGPPPKLVIASFALTRDRIDRLKQRVVADGGERVHCSAFTVACAFAWACLARVDGGRADAERRAHLLFSVECRRRLAPPIPQEYLGNCLRPCFVEVGLGELLGGDGVVAAASAIGASVRALDDGVLAGAGGWFHKILSLVPERPMSVGGSPRYGVYETDFGLGRPIKVELVSIDKTPGTVSLAEGRDKLAGIEIGVVLPEADMARFSSCFADGLEQLL, via the coding sequence ATGGCCACCAAGATTCTTGACAGGCTCACGGTGGCGGCCTCGcccccggcgcccggcggcgtgCTCCCGCTCACCTTCTTCGACGTGCCCTGGCTCTTCACCGGCCCCGTGGAGCGCGTCTTCTTCTACCCATACCCGCACACGGCGGAGCACTTCACCGCCCACCTCCTGCCGCACCTCGTATCCTCCCTCTCCGCAGCGCTGCACCGGTTCTACCCGCTGGTTGGCCGCGTCCGCCCGTGCCCGGACGGGGGCGGCGGGTACGAATTCTGCTCCGCGGGCGGGGACGCGGGAGAGGGCGTCGAGCTCACCTTCGCCGAGAGCTCCGACGACTTCGACGAGCTCTCCGGCTGCGGCCCGAGGGACGTTGCTCGGCTGTACGCGCTGGTGCCGCAGCTTCCCCGGGCGGAAGACGGGACCTTTGCTCTCGCCGCGGCGCAGGTCACGGTGTTCGCCGGCCGGGGGATCGCCGTCGGCGTGTCCATCCACCACGTGGCTTGCGACGATTCCAGCTACATGCACTTCGTGAAGACCTGGGCCGGCCAGTGCcgggtggccgccggcgaggagcacGCCGAaggcgcgctgccgccgccgccgttcttgGACCGTGGCGTGGTCGCCGATCCCGAGGGACTTGCCGCCAGGACGCTCGACGAAATGCGTCAGCTGGCGGCCAAcggcccgcctcctccgccgccgccgccaccgacggggccgccgccgaagcTGGTCATCGCGTCGTTCGCGCTCACCCGCGACCGCATCGACAGGCTGAAGCAGCGCGTggtcgccgacggcggcgagcgcgtccACTGCTCGGCGTTCACGGTGGCGTGCGCGTTCGCGTGGGCCTGCCTGGCGCGGGtcgacggcggccgcgccgaCGCGGAGCGGCGCGCGCACCTGCTGTTCTCGGTAGAGTGCCGCCGGCGCCTGGCGCCGCCGATCCCGCAGGAGTACCTCGGCAACTGCCTCCGGCCGTGCTTCGTGGAGGTGGGCCTGGGCGAGctgctgggcggcgacggcgtggtggCAGCGGCCTCCGCGATCGGCGCGTCCGTCAGGGCGCTGGACGACGGCGTgcttgccggcgccggcgggtggtTCCACAAGATCCTGTCGCTGGTCCCCGAGCGGCCGATGTCGGTGGGCGGCTCGCCGCGGTACGGCGTTTACGAGACCGACTTCGGGCTGGGCCGGCCGATCAAGGTAGAGCTGGTGTCCATCGACAAGACGCCCGGCACGGTGTCGCTGGCGGAGGGCCGCGACAAGCTGGCCGGGATCGAGATCGGCGTGGTGCTGCCGGAGGCCGACATGGCGCGCTTCAGCTCTTGCTTCGCCGACGGATTGGAGCAGCTGCTGTGA
- the LOC101756949 gene encoding LOB domain-containing protein 16, translated as MAGATASGGAAAAAAAAAAGATGAGSPCGACKFLRRRCVPECVFAPYFSSDQGAARFAAIHKVFGASNASKLLSHLPAADRCEAVVTITYEAQARLRDPVYGCVAQIFALQQQVAILQAQLMQAKAQLACGVQQGTSPVSHHQWPADLTALLRQDAARRPGPGAGSLDDCFVPELMAAGFRDDVAAAAAQHCAKADAGDLQYLAQAIMRSPNYSL; from the coding sequence ATGGCCGGAGCTACTGCtagtggaggagctgctgccgccgccgcggccgccgctgccggcgcgaCGGGCGCCGGGTCGCCGTGCGGTGCGTGCAAGTTCCTGCGGCGGCGCTGCGTGCCCGAGTGCGTGTTCGCGCCCTACTTCAGCAGCGACCAGGGCGCGGCGCGGTTCGCGGCCATCCACAAGGTGTTCGGCGCCAGCAACGCCTCCAAGCTGCTCtcccacctccccgccgccgaccgctgCGAGGCCGTCGTCACCATCACCTACGAGGCGCAGGCGAGGCTCCGCGACCCCGTCTACGGCTGCGTCGCCCAGATCTTCGCGCTCCAGCAGCAGGTCGCCATCCTGCAGGCGCAGCTCATGCAGGCCAAGGCGCAGCTCGCATGTGGCGTCCAGCAGGGCACCTCGCCGGTCAGCCACCACCAGTGGCCGGCGGACCTCACCGCCCTGCTGCGCCAGGACGCGGCAAGGAGGCCCGGCCCAGGGGCGGGGTCCCTCGACGACTGCTTCGTGCCGGAGCTCATGGCCGCCGGCTTCAgggacgacgtcgccgccgccgccgcgcagcatTGCGCCAAGGCCGACGCCGGGGACCTCCAGTACCTGGCGCAGGCCATCATGAGGAGCCCCAACTACTCCCTGTAG